The genome window gacttgatggcactcaGTTATGTCTAGATAGTGTTGTTTAGTACTGCAGATGATTTATTAATATATGCGGGAAAAGAGTAGAAAGTCAACTTGAAAAAAATTTCTTATCGGACACTATTTAACCAGAATTTTGGGCCAACCaaagttatagtccagaaaagtaacttttccaaacactgTTCTTAAGAtgcaacaaaagcaaacaaaaaagttaCCATTGTGTAGCTTAGAATTCAAATCATGTGGAATGTAAAATGGAGTTATAAAAAACAGTTATAATTTCTACAGCTTTTTCAACCTGCCTTTAAAATCATCCCAGGATATAGAGGCCACTTTCCTACAAGTCATTTGTGAAGGTGATTGTGTTGATGATAGCTGCTGCAATGCCAGAATTTATACACTATGACATTCTTAACAGGCCTGCTTTACTTTATGTCTTCGGGACTTCATCATGGCTCTTTGTGTTATATAAATAGCACTACTCTGCATTCATGATGTAAAGGTTCCAATTCTGGAACTTTTCTGCTGCTTTGTATAGTTTTCAATACAAAGTATATGTAAACATACACACAAGTTTATTGTCGCAGTGGTCTCTGTATATGCATATCTAAAAAAAGCAGTTCTCCCCAGAAGAATTTCTTGGACCCACCAATATAAATTTTCTGGATCTATCCTTGTGCCCACCAATTATCAGAATTTACTTCAACCTATCAATAATCGGgattttgcttttgcttgaaacttgtttttttccccacagggtgTGTTTGGACCAAGAGAGGAGGAATAAcaatgaaacaaagagaaaacaaaattccCAGTGTACAGATTCCTATTTCACAGAGCACAGACAGCTATCATGGCAGTTGCTCATTAAAAAGTCCATATATAagagaatattttattttgattaaaTAGGTAAAATAGAGAAAGGTAGCAAGAAATGTAAAGTGTAACAAATAAATGTAAGGTCCTGCTGTGTAAATAAAACCATAATGCTCTTTCTATAGTTTGCAAACTTACATCACTATTtagaaaatatataaatgtagTATCTATGATAGATTTGATTTCAATTAAAATTTTTATGGCAATTTAAATTAGTATAATAAATCCATTCAGCTGCCAAAATTATAGGTTCATCTATGATTCAATAGAAAACACTTAACTAGGTTAGGGGATCTGAGGATAGAATACTCATTATGcttataaaaagggggaaaagcactGGCAACGTATTACTCAGCACAGTGAGAATTTGTAACATATGGTAACACTTAGAAGAGCAGTACAGTACTTGGGCAGTTTTCATAGGAATAGTCTTAATAACCTTTgtagcaaaagcaacaaaactcTTGTGTCACCATTTGTACCACAGTACACTGACATATTTCTTTTAAACCATTTATGTAAATATATCTCAGACCCTATGGACAGTAATATATATAACTTGCTTGAACAATCATTTTCCTTTACTACTTGTAAGAGCCCTGACATGGTCTACCATGCGTTCTTGGAATGGACAGAAGCAAGCAAAAATCTTAGTATTTAACATAAAATTTTTCAATTATCATAAAGGCTTGACATTTTGCAGCCACCCTAGACCACaatatgaagaaatgtctgaGGAGGGGTATCTGTAAAggtcattttccttttttctctggaCAGCCGTCACAACACCGCTGAAATGTCTTGCTCCCCAGTAGAATGAGAGTAGGTGGAACTGGCACGTTCCAGCGGCTCAGAGTACAAAAACCGGCAGTAGTTTGAGAGATAGAAAGCAACGTGCTTTTGGAAAAAGCTGCAAGTATACTTTCGGAACTTCTCGCCGGCTAAAGCGTAGATCACAGGATTGATGCAACAGTGGGCCATCGCTAATGTCTCTGTCACCTGTACTGCAATACCCAGATTACTAATGCCATCGCAAGTGTTGAGGGAGAATGAGATCTGAAAGGTCTGGAGCAGAAGAACAATGTTGTATGGGGCCCAGAAGATGAAATAAACAATCATGATGATAAAAATAAGTCTGACCGCTTTGTTCTTCTTCTCGTTCCTGCATCTCATCAGGGTGTTTATGATCTGTGAATAGCAAACGGTCATCACAATCATTGGAAAGATGAGGCCTACGAGGTTCATTTTCAGGGTCATGAACTGGTTCCATTGGATTTGAGTATCAAGTGGAAAGTGAGGTGTGCATGTCCAGCGATCATTTTCTCTTTGTAATTTGTGAAAGACAAGACCCGGCACAGAGGCTAAAATTGCAACACCCCATGTGATGAAACTGGTGAGAATGCCATAGACCACAGTCCTGGCCTTTAAGGCAAACACTGCATGGACTATTGCTAGGTACCGGTCAATGGTCAAAAGGATGATGAAGAAGTTTCCACTGTAGAAGCCAGTGAAGAAGAGTCCAGATAAAATTTTGCACAGTGCATTTCCAAATACCCACTCATGTGCAGCATAATAAGCCCAGAAAGGGAGTAAGGCTATAAAGAGCAAATCGGAGATGGCTAGGTTTAGCAAGTAGATATCGGTCATGCTCTTGAGCTTCTTGTACTTGATAAGGATCAGCACAACCAGTGCATTTCCCAGTAGACCAAACACAAACACGAAAGAGTAAAGTGGTGGCAGAACACAGGAAGCAAATTCTTGGACAGCGATACTTTCACATGGGGCTGATCCATAATCATAATCAGTGTGGTCTGAAATATAATATGTTGCATTTGCTGCCTCTGTTGTGCTTGTAGAAGTGTCCATCTTACTTCCTGTGATTGAAGAGTCACATTTTAcatgtagaaaaggaaaaaagaaaagacaatgtaCAATCTTGCAAACACAATAATGCAATTCTGATTTCCACATGTAGGAGAACATCTTCATTTTTCTCTAAtaattttctcttgctttctcttttctaatATTTCTGGCATTCAAGAAGTCcttgttaacccttacataagggcatttcctggacgatcagaggTACATTACACACTGTTCTTGCTGAAAGGGTGATATtctggcagatatactgggctaaaccaaaattcaggTATTTTGACAAAAGTAGCTAAACTCTatgctgctgcaataaaaatctGTGAAGGAATGGTGCCACCCAAAGCGCAGCTATAATATCTGTAAATTAGTGTATACATGTAGAGGCCTTAATGGTCATATGAGCTCTATGAGCTTCTaagtaacaattctgtcattctatgcaagctaCAATAGACCATAGGCAAGGCCTATGATAGCGAGGCAGGAGATATCTAATAAGATgataagatgtatgaatgtacagtagttatatatatgtatatagatgttttagtgcttttagattgattttatgttttctaatttaaataatgttgcttacttttgctggtcaatgaccgtaataaaacatttattattattctaacATTTCTGCtattagaaaagggaaagcaagaaaTATAAACTGCAGTAGTGACACATGGGTGGGAGCAAATTCTATTGTCCATCCTAACATAATTGTTTAATGTGAACCTTCGCAGTGCAGGAAAGATTTGTTTGGTTTGGAGGACCAGATATCAATATAACATTCTAAAAGTTGTTTCCAGATGATAATGCCAAATCCTGCCTCCACCATCTCCCTTTCTGAGATTGATTCCACTACTGTTTTGTGATTAGTCGGTATCATTTTCAGCTCTCAGTGCCTCGGAGAGGATAGAATGTTGGAGAATTCCTTGTTTGAGATATTGTTGCTAGTGAATTGTGATGGATTGGTTCCCCATACAGCCCCATACAGGTTTTAaaacttttgtttctttcctctttacCTATAATCCCTGCCCACTGCTTTGAACTGCAATCACTCTTCCTGCCACATCTTTCTAATGTACACCAGCTAAGTCTGTTCTATGAAAAATGCTCCAAAAGAGAGTGTTTCTAAATATGAACAGTACCCTTATGTTCCAACCAGACAGAGAGTTCTGCAGAACGTTGAGCCCAGAACATTTTTCACTACACCATATTCCTCAACTTCCAGCGTCCTGCCCAGGAAGATAAAGGAGCAAAGTGCTAGATGAAGACGGGCACCAGCCCATAGAAGAAGTGATCTGAATCAGTAGGTATACAACAGTAAGAAAATAATTTGGgtgtgttttttcctcttttttgcagtCTGTGTTCAGATTACTACTCTGAGgctattccttttttaatttgtcccttcACCCTTCTCCAGATCTGCAGACATGGAAATCAATTATATAAACCagtttgctgttatgtgccatcaacttgaAACTGACTTACACTgaacctaacagggctttcaagagaaatgaggcatttaaggagtggttttagctggctggatagttgagTGAGTTAAGTTTCtgactgaggagccagaggttgggaatgtgATTCTCACTGTACATTCCAGAAGAGACAgcttctgtggccttgggcaagctgcactgtctcaggatgcccccagaagaacagaatggtaagccacttctgagtactctctagaaaatcctgaaaagggtcgccataagtcagaattgacttgccagctcacaattattattattttatcagttccactccctctCTGGTGAGTTtacatagctgagcagggattcaaacccagccctccttgtctgtcactctatccagtacatcACACTAAGTGTTCATAAATAAGAGAGAtatcctgttttccttttgtacTATCCTAAATgcatttcttttagaaatagtcattcttttttcatttttgtccttACTATAGTTTCCAGAGTGATTATTCCATAGTAAGAAGCTCAGCATTAGGTCACCATGCTCTGCCAATAACATCGCAGATCAAAAGTCTCCACTTCTCTCTGAGAATAATTACTACCCAGACACCTATACACACATATGTAAATAGAATAGAGAACACATCTCTTTTCACCCTGCAAACATCTAGCTCCTCATTGTAGAGGTCA of Pogona vitticeps strain Pit_001003342236 chromosome 6, PviZW2.1, whole genome shotgun sequence contains these proteins:
- the LOC110084891 gene encoding C-C chemokine receptor type 5-like; protein product: MDTSTSTTEAANATYYISDHTDYDYGSAPCESIAVQEFASCVLPPLYSFVFVFGLLGNALVVLILIKYKKLKSMTDIYLLNLAISDLLFIALLPFWAYYAAHEWVFGNALCKILSGLFFTGFYSGNFFIILLTIDRYLAIVHAVFALKARTVVYGILTSFITWGVAILASVPGLVFHKLQRENDRWTCTPHFPLDTQIQWNQFMTLKMNLVGLIFPMIVMTVCYSQIINTLMRCRNEKKNKAVRLIFIIMIVYFIFWAPYNIVLLLQTFQISFSLNTCDGISNLGIAVQVTETLAMAHCCINPVIYALAGEKFRKYTCSFFQKHVAFYLSNYCRFLYSEPLERASSTYSHSTGEQDISAVL